A stretch of the Argentina anserina chromosome 6, drPotAnse1.1, whole genome shotgun sequence genome encodes the following:
- the LOC126799657 gene encoding protein PIN-LIKES 6, with protein MERILTMVEAGNQVGSESLISTIKIAVLPIAKVFTVCSLGLLMASKYVNILPADGRKLLNGLVFSLLLPCLIFSQLGQAVTLEKMLEWWFIPMNVVLGSISGSIIGYITASVVRPPYPFFKLTVVQIGIGNIGNVPLVLIAALCRDSSNPFGDSTTCSTNGIAYISFGQWVGAIILYTYVFNMLAPPPEGTFDIDEETLPIKNPSDGDTTGQVPLLTHEEQEVEVEQKHEEVVEINPTSSKKSKITEFLLFLYEKLKLNQLLQPPIIASVLAMVLGAIPFLKKQIFESGGPFFFFTDSCTILGEAMIPCILLALGGNLINGPGSSKLGFRTTAAIVFSRLVLVPPAGLGIVMLADKLGFLPEGDKMFRFVLLLQHTMPSSVLAGAVANLRGCGREAAAVLFWVHIFAVFSMTGWIILYLNILF; from the exons ATGGAGAGGATTTTGACAATGGTGGAGGCGGGGAATCAAGTGGGAAGCGAGTCGTTGATCAGTACTATCAAGATTGCAGTACTTCCCATAGCTAAAGTTTTTACAGTTTGTTCTTTGGGTCTTCTTATGGCTTCCAAGTATGTCAACATCTTGCCGGCTGATGGAAGGAAGCTCTTGAATGGG CTGGTTTTCTCGCTTTTGCTGCCGTGTTTGATTTTCTCCCAACTCGGACAAGCAGTCACCTTGGAGAAAATGCTCGAGTG GTGGTTTATCCCTATGAATGTGGTGCTTGGTAGCATATCAGGCTCAATCATAGGTTATATAACCGCGTCCGTCGTCCGTCCACCTTACCCGTTCTTCAAGTTAACAGTTgtacaaattggaattg GAAACATTGGGAATGTGCCACTTGTCCTGATTGCTGCTTTATGTAGAGACTCATCCAACCCTTTTGGTGACTCGACAACATGTAGCACAAATGGAATTGCCTATATTTCGTTTGGCCAGTGG GTTGGCGCAATCATCCTTTACACATATGTCTTTAATATGCTGGCTCCTCCTCCAGAGGGTACCTTTGACATTGATGAGGAAACTCTTCCAATCAAGAACCCTAGCGATGGAGACACAACTGGACAAGTTCCTTTGCTTACACATGAGGAACAAGAAGTAGAGGTAGAGCAAAAACATGAAGAAGTTGTAGAAATCAACCCAACTTCTTCAAAGAAATCTAAG ATTACAGAGTTCTTGCTTTTTCTCTATGAGAAGTTAAAGCTCAACCAACTTCTTCAGCCCCCTATAATAGCTTCT GTCCTAGCCATGGTACTTGGAGCAATACCATTCTTAAAGAAACAGATCTTCGAATCTGGTGGTCcgtttttcttcttcactgATAGTTGCACTATCCTTGG GGAAGCTATGATTCCATGCATTCTTTTGGCATTAGGCGGCAACCTTATTAATG GTCCTGGGAGTTCCAAACTTGGTTTTCGGACAACTGCTGCAATTGTATTTTCACGGTTGGTCTTGGTCCCCCCGGCAGGACTTGGGATTGTAATGTTGGCTGATAAGCTCGGTTTCCTACCTGAGGGTGATAAGATGTTTCGTTTTGTTCTACTGCTCCAGCACACAATGCCATCGTCTGTTCTGGCTG GTGCTGTTGCAAATTTAAGAGGCTGCGGAAGGGAGGCCGCTGCTGTCTTGTTCTGGGTTCATATATTTGCGGTGTTCTCCATGACTGGGTGGATTATTTTGTACCTCAACATACTCTTTTAG
- the LOC126799654 gene encoding uncharacterized protein LOC126799654, with translation MDSGVIADQFVEPATCALCQRALSPENEAIGDFITANMCGDCKFLYLEDLGTPTRDSYRRRPSRRRRARYSSSESVEVEDIFSQQFSHMINQVRQNQSPGSGLEDPPVGGDSPARVSHRTSSRTTPSGSRRWRRVLSDTESDGFDNADSLYGENESNISFGRFRVSRDVSDVISFSAYGGDSDASVDLQGFLDTETIIQPIDGSVFDSDTDIDPMHAGLNPWNSDDPEEDDDDDDEEEDEEDDEWEEVDSVENMVESAEAISQPRNPLILSSGRRNRPVNWHQRRHITEVDDPLRWGMRGRNSHDILSNFDDSDMMPYVTNSGDYLDAVGFEELLEHLAEADSLRRGAPPAAVSFVNKLPLIHISKEHDKHDDLACAICKDLLTIGTEVNQLPCFHLYHPSCILPWLGTRNSCPLCRYELPTDDRDYEEGKRNAGGRVEIHVRQQNAREDRSIGVPNRAEEDEDNAFSETRVGPRFQAGREPDSNTSGGVNSPGRWFLFAAAPIVSLVGIVLVLWLGTPTGQGNFADQAQRHGHVAGALPHHRQNRSRRWWSLF, from the coding sequence ATGGATAGTGGGGTGATAGCTGATCAGTTTGTAGAACCTGCAACATGTGCACTGTGCCAGAGGGCTCTTTCACCCGAGAATGAGGCAATTGGAGATTTTATAACTGCCAATATGTGTGGGGACTGTAAGTTTTTGTACCTTGAAGATCTTGGTACCCCCACACGTGACTCTTATCGGAGAAGGCCGTCTCGGAGAAGAAGAGCTAGGTACAGTAGTTCTGAGTCAGTTGAGGTTGAGGATATTTTCTCACAACAGTTCTCACATATGATCAATCAGGTGCGGCAAAATCAATCCCCTGGCTCTGGGCTAGAGGATCCACCTGTTGGTGGTGATTCTCCTGCCAGGGTGTCACATCGCACAAGTTCTCGTACTACACCAAGTGGGTCTAGAAGATGGAGGCGGGTTCTCTCTGATACTGAAAGTGATGGTTTCGATAATGCAGATTCTCTCTATGGGGAGAATGAATCAAATATCAGTTTTGGGCGGTTCAGGGTGTCTCGTGATGTGAGTGATGTAATTTCATTTAGTGCATATGGTGGTGATTCCGATGCTTCTGTAGACCTGCAAGGTTTTCTGGATACAGAGACAATTATCCAACCGATTGATGGAAGTGTTTTTGATAGTGATACTGACATTGATCCAATGCATGCTGGTCTCAACCCGTGGAACTCTGATGACcctgaagaagatgatgacgatgacgatgaggaggaggatgaagaagatgatgaatggGAAGAAGTTGATTCTGTGGAAAACATGGTTGAATCTGCAGAAGCCATTAGCCAACCACGAAACCCTTTGATTTTGAGCTCTGGAAGAAGAAACCGCCCAGTCAATTGGCACCAAAGGAGACATATTACTGAAGTTGACGATCCACTTCGTTGGGGAATGAGGGGAAGAAATTCCCATGACATATTATCTAACTTTGATGATTCAGACATGATGCCCTATGTTACCAATTCTGGTGATTATCTTGATGCAGTAGGCTTTGAAGAACTGCTGGAGCATCTTGCTGAGGCAGACAGCTTAAGACGAGGAGCACCTCCTGCTGCTGTCTCCTTTGTGAATAAGCTGCCTCTCATTCATATAAGTAAGGAACATGACAAGCATGATGACTTGGCATGTGCAATTTGCAAGGATTTATTGACTATTGGCACTGAAGTGAATCAGCTTCCATGTTTTCACTTGTATCACCCGTCCTGTATTCTGCCATGGTTGGGTACACGGAATTCTTGCCCCCTTTGTCGTTATGAGCTACCAACTGATGACAGAGACTATGAAGAGGGGAAACGGAATGCTGGTGGTAGAGTGGAGATCCATGTCCGGCAGCAGAATGCTAGAGAGGACAGGTCTATTGGTGTTCCTAATAGagctgaagaagatgaagataatgcaTTTAGTGAAACTAGAGTGGGGCCTAGATTCCAAGCGGGTAGGGAACCTGACTCTAATACCTCGGGTGGAGTTAATAGTCCGGGCAGATGGTTTCTTTTTGCTGCTGCTCCAATTGTCAGTCTTGTGGGTATAGTTCTCGTGCTGTGGTTGGGAACTCCCACGGGACAGGGAAACTTTGCTGACCAGGCCCAACGCCATGGTCATGTTGCTGGTGCATTACCCCACCACAGGCAGAACAGAAGCAGGAGGTGGTGGTCTCTCTTCTGA
- the LOC126796704 gene encoding uncharacterized protein LOC126796704, which yields MSSKRFGRSKLLREGYRKSPRLSALEDLKASGTRFGAIAGSTSTQQMKSYLGYEQGPASKTRARKKRRLAPQDGAAYLSRSSSPNLGPVTTSQEDNQTSSDPQVVWPRKDIRKPASTDQQSSALSALWLPEKRILELVLDILQRRDTYDIFAEPVNRSEVPDYYDIIEEPMDFGTMRAKLHEGMYKNLQQFEHDAFLVTENAMHFNPSVTIYFRQARSIHELVKEVFHILNTYPEKLESDFLEARQRTVRRAQVEVGKPDSCPKVATDMNPFGMMIGGSSKAVGFSLNGTSNTRRAPAQTGGTCIGTGVQKRLSGAKDDGRSRSFEADRRYTYRPWNYFPSQIESTGLTLSSDLRQLEHVNHQDIDYRESLISFVRDLGPTAKMIARKKLLGCLQQQKSRFPLAYTCAERAPSTTSLVAAPSQGGHPAIMKTTRTTFQLPSSGDQSNSHSAFYQNHRNEISQLDSYPLKAHNGDRSCIATGLQSSGNNEIHQLDSYPLKAYTGDRSCIAAESQSTGNKSTAMILNRGKLPNHAESFVAVSDSESNVLRNRNLEVASLSKNSCTYKLTPAPVKEDDEPKAAQGQSHKIRTLSHMSHVLKPDRFNPLSQQFTFDLPYWRAQLGKISSSGHEVPYWRTQLAKVSSSGQEQFLQNGSKC from the exons ATGTCCAG TAAAAGATTTGGGAGGTCAAAATTGTTGAGAGAAGGGTATAGGAAGAGCCCCAGATTGTCTGCTTTGGAAGATTTGAAGGCTAGTGGCACTAGATTTGGTGCTATTGCTGGTAGTACTAGCACACAACAAATGAAGAGCTACTTGGGTTATGAACAAGGACCAGCTTCTAAGACAAGAGctagaaagaagagaagactCGCTCCTCAGGATGGGGCTGCCTACCTTTCTCGTTCAAGCTCACCAAATTTG GGTCCAGTGACAACCAGTCAAGAAGATAACCAAACTAGTAGTG ATCCCCAGGTAGTCTGGCCTCGTAAAGATATTCGAAAACCGGCCTCAACTG ATCAACAATCCTCTGCTCTATCTGCATTGTGGTTGCCAGAAAAGCGCATACTTGAACTGGTTCTAGACATACTACAGAG GAGAGATACATATGATATATTCGCTGAGCCAGTTAACCGCAGTGAG GTTCCGGATTATTATGATATTATCGAAGAGCCTATGGATTTTGGGACCATGAGGGCAAAACTACATGAAGGAATGTATAAAAATCTTCAGCAGTTTGAG CATGATGCATTTTTAGTAACAGAAAATGCAATGCATTTCAATCCTTCAGTTACCATTTATTTTAGACAG GCGCGCTCCATACATGAACTAGTTAAGGAGGTATTTCACATTTTGAACACTTATCCTGAGAAGTTGGAGTCAGATTTTTTAGAGGCTAGACAAAGAACTGTTAGGAGGGCCCAAGTTGAAGTTGGAAAGCCAGACTCATGTCCTAAAGTTGCTACAGATATGAACCCTTTTGGCATGATGATTGGTGGTTCATCAAAAGCTGTGGGATTCTCACTTAATGGTACATCAAATACCAGGAGAGCTCCAGCACAAACTGGGGGCACTTGTATTGGTACAGGAGTACAAAAACGTCTTTCTG GTGCTAAAGATGATGGAAGATCTAGGTCTTTTGAAGCAGATCGACGCTACACATATCGACCTTGGAACTACTTCCCCAGCCAGATTGAGTCTACTGGTTTGACATTATCCAGTGATCTAAGACAACTTGAGCAT GTAAATCACCAGGATATTGATTACAGAGAAAGCTTAATATCATTTGTCAGGGATTTAGGACCAACAGCTAAGATGATTGCTAGAAAGAAACTACTTGGATGTCTCCAACAGCAAAAAAGTCGCTTTCCTTTGGCCTATACCTGTGCCGAGAGAGCACCTAGCACTACTTCTTTAGTTGCAGCACCCTCTCAGGGAGGACATCCTGCGATTATGAAGACCACTCGTACTACATTTCAACTGCCATCCAGTGGTGATCAAAGTAATTCACATTCTGCATTTTATCAAAATCATAGGAATGAGATTAGTCAGCTGGATTCTTATCCCTTGAAAGCTCACAATGGAGACCGCAGTTGCATAGCTACTGGGTTACAAAGCTCTGGCAACAATGAGATTCATCAGCTGGATTCTTATCCCTTGAAAGCTTACACTGGAGACCGCAGTTGCATAGCTGCTGAGTCACAAAGCACTGGCAACAAGTCAACAGCAATGATATTAAACCGAGGTAAGCTGCCTAATCATGCAGAGTCTTTCGTTGCAGTTTCAGACTCTGAGTCTAATGTGTTGAGAAACCGAAACCTGGAAGTTGCAAGTCTTAGTAAAAACAGCTGCACATATAAATTGACTCCTGCTCCTGtgaaagaagatgatgaaccAAAAGCTGCTCAAGGCCAAAGTCATAAAATCAGAACTTTATCTCACATGAGCCATGTGCTAAAACCAGACCGATTCAATCCACTGTCTCAACAGTTCACATTCGATCTGCCATATTGGAGAGCTCAACTTGGTAAGATAAGTTCTTCAGGTCATGAGGTGCCATATTGGAGAACTCAACTTGCTAAGGTAAGTTCTTCAGGTCAGGAACAATTCTTGCAGAATGGTTCCAAGTGTTGA